Proteins encoded within one genomic window of Eurosta solidaginis isolate ZX-2024a chromosome 1, ASM4086904v1, whole genome shotgun sequence:
- the LOC137237738 gene encoding bifunctional peptidase and arginyl-hydroxylase JMJD5-like — MENCTKFGVYLPKRDEIRHILQNEPEANYIISRAIEDVEHMNVFNEEVYYLVNSLADKCWDRIHTGHFSAVPLSVRKIYALADYYKFFYLLCENDSKEQLMRCAEVLDEAILIGCTQDLYERSNNFQSELTSFISKALDDDAANDLPVITELKRESVKCDIPMLDFPSLEDFRIKCFLPLQPALILNTIAHWPAMEKWRDLNYIHKLAGNRTVPIEIGANYVTDEWSQQLVKVRDFLQRQFKQTDVEIEYLAQHELFDQIPALKADIRIPDYCTLRTNVLDCTEPANVSIKALLGPKNTISPLHYDPEHNLLCQVFGRKHVILAAPADTSKLYAHETEMLCNTSLKKTKVYFQLTVHIFGCKEACTPLCCGNGTESSFNIYVIPFQCFHRCRCSAITYVKAEILYCYTHIKYEVSLPK, encoded by the coding sequence atggaaAATTGTACCAAATTCGGCGTGTATTTACCTAAGCGCGATGAAATTCGACATATTTTACAAAATGAACCAGAGGCTAACTACATCATCAGCAGGGCGATAGAAGACGTGGAGCATATGAATGTATTTAACGAAGAAGTTTATTATCTCGTAAACAGCTTAGCGGATAAGTGCTGGGACCGCATACACACGGGACACTTTAGTGCGGTGCCTCTGTCAGTGCGTAAAATATATGCACTAGCcgattattacaaatttttttatttactttgcgAAAATGACTCCAAAGAGCAACTAATGCGATGCGCCGAAGTGCTCGATGAAGCTATACTGATAGGATGTACACAAGACTTATATGAAAGAAGCAATAACTTTCAGTCAGAGCTTACAAGCTTCATAAGTAAAGCTTTAGATGATGACGCCGCCAATGATTTGCCAGTCATAACAGAGCTGAAGCGTGAATCAGTTAAATGCGATATACCAATGCTAGATTTCCCTTCATTGGAAGACTTTCGCATAAAATGTTTCCTTCCCTTACAGCCTGCTTTGATACTCAACACAATCGCCCATTGGCCTGCCATGGAAAAGTGGCGTGATCTAAATTATATACACAAATTAGCAGGTAATCGCACGGTTCCAATAGAAATTGGAGCCAACTATGTAACTGATGAATGGTCACAGCAGCTTGTGAAAGTTCGTGATTTCTTGCAACGACAATTTAAACAaactgacgtagaaattgaatattTAGCACAGCATGAACTATTCGATCAAATACCAGCACTTAAAGCAGATATTCGCATCCCAGATTATTGCACTTTACGTACGAATGTATTGGATTGTACGGAGCCGGCGAATGTTTCAATTAAGGCATTGTTAGGTCCGAAAAACACAATATCACCACTACATTATGATCCTGAACATAATTTGCTTTGTCAGGTGTTTGGAAGAAAGCATGTCATTTTAGCAGCACCGGCAGATACATCAAAACTTTACGCACATGAGACGGAAATGCTTTGTAATACCTCACTTAAAAAAACCAAAGTGTATTTCCAACTTACCGTGCACATCTTTGGTTGTAAGGAAGCTTGCACGCCTCTATGTTGTGGCAACGGCACTGAGTCCAGCTTCaatatatatgttataccctttCAATGTTTCCATAGGTGTCGCTGCAGTGCGATTACCTATGTGAAAGCGGAAATACTTTACTGTTATACACACATTAAGTACGAGGTAAGCTTACCTAAGTAG